Proteins encoded by one window of Hafnia alvei:
- the hdfR gene encoding HTH-type transcriptional regulator HdfR, protein MDSELLKTFLEVSRTRHFGKAAETLYLTQSAVSFRIRQLETQVGADLFTRHRNNIQLTEAGERLVPYAEKLMETWLLAKKEVLKSRQHKELSIGAPAMMWESLLISWLAGVYKHKPELLLEARIGQRHTHVRQLHERHLDLLITTEVPKMEELSTEKVGEFTLQLLTSAGEGATDDLPYIRLEWGADFARFDEQLTSNNNPPMLTTSSIALAEQVMIQAGGRAFFPAHWHPNHFQVDSSQEALTRPIYAVWLHNSDRKEEIKYLTQSLINYHLEQPKSFLAL, encoded by the coding sequence GTGGATAGCGAATTACTAAAAACCTTCTTAGAAGTGAGCAGAACAAGACACTTTGGCAAAGCCGCTGAAACGCTTTATCTAACACAATCAGCGGTTAGCTTCCGTATTCGTCAGCTTGAAACACAAGTTGGTGCCGATCTTTTCACTCGCCACCGCAATAATATCCAGCTAACCGAGGCAGGAGAACGTCTGGTTCCGTACGCAGAAAAACTGATGGAAACATGGCTATTGGCTAAAAAAGAAGTTCTTAAGAGCCGACAGCACAAAGAATTATCGATTGGTGCTCCAGCAATGATGTGGGAATCGCTGCTTATCTCATGGCTAGCAGGCGTCTATAAGCATAAACCTGAACTCTTGCTTGAAGCTCGTATTGGACAAAGACATACCCATGTTAGACAGCTGCATGAACGCCATCTGGACCTACTGATAACAACAGAGGTCCCAAAGATGGAGGAGCTATCAACAGAAAAAGTCGGCGAGTTCACACTGCAACTTCTTACATCCGCAGGAGAAGGAGCAACCGATGACCTTCCCTATATTCGCTTAGAGTGGGGGGCGGATTTTGCCCGTTTTGATGAACAGCTTACTAGCAACAATAATCCCCCAATGTTAACGACCAGCTCAATCGCGCTTGCCGAACAGGTCATGATCCAAGCAGGAGGAAGAGCATTTTTCCCAGCACATTGGCATCCGAATCACTTCCAAGTTGATAGCTCTCAGGAAGCCCTAACGCGGCCAATTTACGCCGTATGGCTCCACAACAGTGACAGGAAAGAGGAGATTAAGTATTTAACGCAGTCGTTGATAAATTATCATCTAGAGCAGCCAAAGTCATTTTTGGCATTGTAG
- a CDS encoding DUF413 domain-containing protein: MAESFSTNHRFFDNKHYPRGFSRHGDFTIKEAQVLERFGYAFNELDLGTREPQTEEEQLFVAVCRGERQPATEAEKIWSKYIARIRRPKRFHTLSGGKPQMDTVEEYTDSDD; encoded by the coding sequence ATGGCGGAAAGCTTCAGTACCAATCATCGTTTTTTTGACAATAAACATTATCCTCGTGGTTTTTCACGTCACGGCGATTTCACAATTAAAGAAGCTCAGGTTCTTGAGCGTTTTGGTTATGCGTTTAACGAGCTCGATTTAGGGACTCGTGAGCCACAAACTGAAGAAGAACAACTCTTTGTTGCTGTATGCCGTGGCGAACGTCAGCCTGCGACAGAAGCAGAGAAGATTTGGTCGAAGTATATTGCACGCATTCGTCGTCCTAAGCGTTTCCACACCTTGTCCGGCGGTAAACCGCAGATGGATACGGTGGAAGAATACACTGACAGTGATGACTAA